A stretch of the Hippoglossus hippoglossus isolate fHipHip1 chromosome 1, fHipHip1.pri, whole genome shotgun sequence genome encodes the following:
- the acaa1 gene encoding 3-ketoacyl-CoA thiolase, peroxisomal has protein sequence MFRLKTLSGHLFPPSDHRAALCRSDCGSGTGAACNKEPEDVVVVHGLRSAICRAKRGSFKDTTPDELLSAVMKAVLTDVGLSPNQLGDICVGNVLQPGAGALMVRVAHFLSGFPETVPVYTVNRQCSSGLQALFNVAGAIRSGSIDLGLACGVESMSLRTMGNPGDLSSRLMDNDKARDCIMPMGITSENVAERFGISREKQDAFALSSHQKAARAQNMNLFHHEIVPVTTRLLDNAGEEHEVTVLKDDGIRPGTTLAGLSKLRPAFKPDGSTTAGNSSQMSDGAAAVLIGRRSAVEALGLPVLGVLRASAVVGVPPDVMGIGPAAAIPAALEQAELTLDDIDVFEINEAFSSQAVYCVEKLGIPPEKVNPNGGAIALGHPLGCTGARQVVTLLNELRRRGKRAYGVVSMCIGTGMGAAAVFEYPGP, from the exons atgttcagaTTAAAGACCCTCTCTGGTCACCTGTTTCCTCCCTCTGACCACAGGGCGGCGCTCTGCCGGTCAGACTGCGGGTCAGGAACCGGAGCTGCGTGCAACAAGGAACCGGAGGATGTGGTGGTTGTTCACGGACTGAGGAGCGCCATCTGCAGGGCGAAGAGAGGATCGTTCAAG GACACCACTCCTGACGAGCTACTGAGCGCGGTCATGAAAGCTGTTTTGACAGATGTTGGCCTGTCACCCAATCAGCTGGGGGACATCTGTGTAG GTAATGTGTTGCAGCCTGGAGCCGGAGCTCTGATGGTCAGAGTGGCTCATTTTCTCAG TGGGTTTCCAGAGACAGTTCCCGTCTACACCGTTAACAGACAGTGTTCCTCTGGACTTCAGGCTCTTTTTAATGTAGCAG gagcCATCAGAAGTGGATCCATTGATCTGGGCCTCGCCTGCGG TGTGGAGAGCATGTCTCTGCGTACGATGGGGAACCCTGGAGATCTGAGCTCCAGGCTGATGGACAACGACAAGGCCAGAGACTGCATCATGCCCATGGG CATCACGTCAGAGAACGTTGCAGAGAGATTTGGAATCTCACGAGAAAAACAGGACGCCTTCGCTCTGAGCTCCCATCAAAA AGCGGCCCGGGCTCAGAACATGAACCTGTTCCACCACGAGATCGTTCCCGTCACCACCAGGTTGTTGGACAACGCAGGTGAAGAGCACGAGGTGACGGTTCTTAAAGATGACGGCATCAGACCTGGAACGACTCTGGCAGGACTGAGTAAACTGCGACCGGCCTTCAAACCCGATGGCAGCACTACGGCAG GTAACTCCAGCCAGATGAGTGATGGAGCCGCAGCCGTGCTGATTGGCCGCAGGTCTGCAGTGGAGGCTCTGGGTCTGCCGGTGCTCGGGGTCCTGAGGGCGAGCGCCGTGGTCGGGGTCCCGCCTGATGTCATGGGCATCGGACCTGCGGCTGCCatccctgcagctctggagcaagctg AACTGACGCTGGACGATATCGACGTGTTTGAAATCAACGAGGCGTTTTCCAGTCAG GCGGTTTACTGTGTGGAGAAGTTGGGGATCCCGCCGGAGAAGGTGAATCCTAACGGCGGCGCCATCGCTCTGGGTCACCCTCTGGGCTGCACCGGAGCTCGACAGGTGGTGACGCTGCTCAACGAGCTGAGACGCAGAGGGAAGAG GGCGTACGGCGTCGTGTCCATGTGCATCGGGACCGGGATGGGAGCAGCGGCTGTCTTCGAATACCCCGGACCATAG
- the LOC117764132 gene encoding BTB/POZ domain-containing protein 3-like — protein MAAELFPGKKLLPPASVSHLQRQNETNNNLHPGAPSCCTWQGLYPTVRERNSVMFNNEMMADVHFVVGPPGGTQRVPGHKYVLAVGSSVFHAMFYGELAEDQDEIRIPDVEPPSFLAMLKYIYCDEIDLCADTVLATLYAAKKYIVPHLARACVNFLETSLSAKNACVLLSQSCLFEEPDLTQRCWEVIDAQAELALRSEGFCDIDTQTLESILRRETLNAKEMVVFDAALNWAEAECQRQDLAPTIENKRLVLGKAIYLIRIPTMALEDFANGAAQSDVLTLNETNDIFLWFTAAKKPELLFCTKPRKGLSSQRCHRFQSCAYRSNQWRYRGRCDSIQFAVDKRVFIAGFGLYGSSCGSAEYSAKIELKRQGVPMAQRIIKYFSDGSSSTFTVWFEYPVQIEPDTFYTASVVLDGNELSYFGQEGMTEVQCGKVTFQFQCSSDSTNGTGVQGGQIPELIFYA, from the exons ATGGCCGCAGAGCTGTTCCCCGGGAAGAAGCTGCTCCCTCCGGCCTCCGTCAGCCACCTCCAGCGGCAGAACGAGACCAACAACAACCTCCACCCCGGAGCTCCGAGCTGCTGCACCTGGCAGGGCCTGTACCCGACCGTCCGGGAGAG AAATTCAGTCATGTTCAACAATGAGATGATGGCAGACGTTCACTTCGTGGTCGGTCCGCCCGGTGGGACGCAGCGAGTCCCGGGACACAAG TACGTCCTGGCGGTAGGCAGCTCTGTGTTCCACGCCATGTTCTACGGTGAACTGGCCGAGGATCAGGATGAGATCCGGATCCCGGACGTGGAGCCTCCGTCCTTCCTCGCCATGTTGAA GTACATCTACTGTGACGAGATCGACCTATGCGCCGACACGGTGCTCGCCACTCTCTACGCTGCCAAAAAGTACATCGTGCCTCATCTGGCCCGGGCCTGCGTCAACTTCCTGGAGACGAGCCTGAGCGCTAAGAACGCCTGCGTGCTGCTGTCTCAGAGCTGCCTGTTCGAGGAGCCCGACCTGACGCAGCGCTGCTGGGAGGTGATCGACGCGCAGGCCGAGCTCGCTCTGCGCTCCGAAGGCTTCTGCGACATCGACACTCAGACACTGGAGAGCATCCTGCGGCGAGAAACGCTCAATGCCAAAGAGATGGTGGTGTTCGACGCGGCGCTGAACTGGGCTGAGGCCGAGTGCCAACGACAAGATCTCGCACCAACCATCGAGAACAAGCGTCTGGTGTTGGGGAAGGCCATCTACCTGATCCGCATTCCCACCATGGCGCTGGAGGACTTCGCCAACGGAGCCGCCCAGTCTGATGTGCTCACGCTCAACGAGACCAACGACATCTTCCTTTGGTTCACCGCCGCCAAGAAGCCTGAACTCTTGTTCTGCACCAAACCTCGTAAAGGCCTGTCGTCGCAGCGCTGTCACCGCTTCCAGTCCTGCGCCTACCGGAGCAACCAGTGGCGGTACCGAGGCCGCTGCGACAGCATCCAGTTCGCCGTGGACAAACGCGTTTTTATCGCTGGTTTTGGTTTGTACGGCTCCAGTTGCGGCTCGGCCGAGTACAGCGCCAAAATCGAGCTGAAGCGTCAGGGCGTGCCGATGGCCCAGAGGATCATCAAGTACTTCTCTGACGGCTCCAGCAGCACCTTCACAGTCTGGTTCGAGTACCCGGTGCAAATCGAGCCGGACACCTTCTATACCGCCAGCGTCGTGCTGGACGGCAACGAGCTCAGCTACTTCGGTCAGGAGGGCATGACAGAGGTGCAGTGTGGGAAAGTGACCTTCCAGTTCCAGTGCTCGTCGGACAGCACCAACGGCACCGGAGTGCAGGGGGGTCAGATCCCCGAGCTCATCTTCTACGCCTGA
- the strn gene encoding striatin isoform X1, with protein MDEQAGPGVFFGGNNSPGLPGGVRAPQPGDGVGEAARAHYSVPGILHFLQHEWARVEVQRAQWEVERAELQAQIAFLQGERRGQENLKKDLVRRIKMLEYALKQERAKYHKLKYGTELNQGEIKAPSYDSDEGNESEAPSSPNSSHQLSWKQGRQLLRQYLQEVGYTDTVLDVKSQRVRALLGLTRDSTEKPSEKKTEPMVNGTEASSLKDSGMVSKPDMSDSATVLEAFKFIESAAAEFSDEDEEEDSEGRDKTILDLATMVKKKPSSTPSSTTSDLSDDRDTEEALKGFDFLASPDELDGPPESRCGEDSGEWEKEESPLGELSWDVDQGLIAQLKEQYKKERKGKKGAKRPNRSKLQDMLANLRDAEELPSMQPPVTPPSRPSVPRLTSEQEAGRPEDETMTYLPSSGKPLILGRVDEAVSNELGLGELAGLTVANEADTLAYDITNNKDALRKTWNPKFTLRSHFDSVRSLAFHPVEPVLVTASEDHTIKLWNLQKTAPAKKCAALDVEPIYTFRAHSGAVLCVTVSSSGDQCFSGGVDGTVQSWNMPNPNIDPYDSYESSVLRGALCGHTDSVWGVVYSSAHHRLLSCSADGTVRLWNAADTSPSLAVFNEQGELGVPTSVDLVSSEPAHMVTSFTSGHIGLFNMETQQLVLKLDSAGPPEAPCRINKVLSHPTLPITITAQEDRHIQFFDNNTGKLIHSMVAHLDAVTCLAVDPNGLYLMSGSHDCSIRLWNMESKTCIQEFTAHRKKFEESIHDVAFHPTKCYIGSAGADALAKVFV; from the exons GCTCAGATCGCCTTCCTGCAGGGGGAGAGGCGGGGGCAGGAGAACCTGAAGAAAGACCTGGTGAGACGGATCAAGATGCTGGAGTACGCACTCAAACAGGAGCG GGCTAAATACCATAAACTGAAATATGGAACAGAACTGAACCAGGGGGAGATCAAAGCTCCGAGTTACGACTCAG aTGAGGGGAACGAGAGTGAAGCTCCCAGTTCTCCAAACAGCAGCCATCAGCTCAGCTGGAAACAAGGACGCCAGCTGCTCAGACA gtacCTGCAGGAGGTGGGATACACCGACACTGTCCTGGATGTGAAGTCTCAGCGGGTGAGAGCGCTGCTCGGTCTGACCCGAGACTCCACAGAGAAACCCTCAGAGAAGAAAACCGAACCCATGGTCAACGGCACCGAAGCGTCTTCACTGAAGGACAGCGGCATGGTCAG TAAACCCGACATGTCGGACTCAGCCACCGTGTTGGAGGCTTTCAAGTTCATAGAGAGCGCCGCGGCCGAGTTCAGcgacgaggacgaggaggaggacagtgaaGGGAGAGACAAAACCATCCTGGACCTGGCTACA ATGGTGAAGAAGAAACCGTCGTCAACTCCGTCCTccacgacctctgacctcagcgaCGACCGTGACACAGAGGAGGCGCTGAAGGGTTTCGACTTCTTGGCCAGTCCAGACGAGCTGGACGGGCCACCTGAGTCCAGGTGTGGCGAGGACAGCGGAGAGTGGG AGAAGGAAGAGTCTCCTCTGGGTGAGCTGTCGTGGGACGTGGACCAGGGACTGATCGCGCAGCTGAAGGAGCAGTACAAGAAGGAGCGAAAGGGGAAGAAAGGAGCAAAGA GACCAAACCGGTCGAAGCTTCAGGACATGCTGGCTAACCTGCGTGATGCGGAGGAACTTCCCTCGATGCAGCCTCCTGTGACGCCACCATCACGGCCCAGTGTACCCAGACTCACCAGTGAGCAGGAAGCGGGACGCCCCGAGGACG AGACGATGACGTACCTGCCGTCGTCTGGGAAACCGCTCATCCTGGGCCGAGTGGACGAGGCGGTTTCTAACGAGCTGGGACTGGGAGAACTGGCCGGACTGACGGTCGCCAACGAGGCCGACACCCTGGCGTACGAC ATCACCAACAACAAAGACGCCCTGAGGAAAACCTGGAACCCCAAGTTCACCCTGCGGAGCCACTTTGACTCAGTGCGGAGTCTGGCCTTCCACCCGGTGGAGCCGGTCCTGGTCACCGCCTCCGAGGACCACACCATCAAACTGTGGAACCTCCAGAAGACGGCGCCCGCCAAGAA ATGTGCAGCTTTAGATGTGGAGCCCATCTACACATTCAGAGCCCACAG CGGCGCCGTCCTGTGCGTCACCGTGAGCTCCAGCGGAGACCAATGCTTCAGTGGAGGGGTGGACGGCACCGTTCAGAGCTGGAACATGCCCAACCCCAACATCGACCCCTACGACTCATATG agtccTCTGTCCTGCGGGGGGCGCTGTGTGGTCATACGGACTCAGTGTGGGGTGTGGTCTACAGCTCGGCTCATCAccgcctcctctcctgctcgGCGGACGGGACGGTGCGGCTCTGGAACGCCGCCGACACCTCGCCGTCTCTCGCCGTTTTCAATGAGCAAGGAG agctcGGTGTTCCCACCTCCGTGGACCTGGTGAGCAGCGAGCCGGCTCACATGGTGACGTCGTTCACCTCCGGACACATCGGCCTCTTCAACATGGAGACTCAGCAGCTCGTCCTGAAGCTGGACTCTGCCGGACCGCCAG AGGCTCCCTGCAGGATCAACAAAGTGCTGAGTCATCCCACGCTGCCCATCACCATCACGGCTCAGGAGGACCGCCACATCCAGTTCTTTGATAACAACACAG GTAAACTGATCCACTCCATGGTCGCTCACCTGGACGCTGTGACCTGTCTCGCTGTGGATCCAAACGGACTGTACCTCATGTCTGGAA gtCACGATTGTTCTATCCGTCTGTGGAACATGGAAAGTAAAACATGTATCCAGGAGTTCACCGCTCACCGTAAGAAGTTTGAGGAGTCGATCCACGACGTGGCGTTCCATCCCACCAAGTGCTACATCGGCAGCGCCGGTGCAGACGCGCTCGCCAAAGTTTTTGTATGA
- the strn gene encoding striatin isoform X2, with translation MDEQAGPGVFFGGNNSPGLPGGVRAPQPGDGVGEAARAHYSVPGILHFLQHEWARVEVQRAQWEVERAELQAQIAFLQGERRGQENLKKDLVRRIKMLEYALKQERAKYHKLKYGTELNQGEIKAPSYDSDEGNESEAPSSPNSSHQLSWKQGRQLLRQYLQEVGYTDTVLDVKSQRVRALLGLTRDSTEKPSEKKTEPMVNGTEASSLKDSGMVSKPDMSDSATVLEAFKFIESAAAEFSDEDEEEDSEGRDKTILDLATMVKKKPSSTPSSTTSDLSDDRDTEEALKGFDFLASPDELDGPPESRCGEDSGEWEKEESPLGELSWDVDQGLIAQLKEQYKKERKGKKGAKRPNRSKLQDMLANLRDAEELPSMQPPVTPPSRPSVPRLTSEQEAGRPEDETMTYLPSSGKPLILGRVDEAVSNELGLGELAGLTVANEADTLAYDITNNKDALRKTWNPKFTLRSHFDSVRSLAFHPVEPVLVTASEDHTIKLWNLQKTAPAKKCAALDVEPIYTFRAHSGAVLCVTVSSSGDQCFSGGVDGTVQSWNMPNPNIDPYDSYESSVLRGALCGHTDSVWGVVYSSAHHRLLSCSADGTVRLWNAADTSPSLAVFNEQGELGVPTSVDLVSSEPAHMVTSFTSGHIGLFNMETQQLVLKLDSAGPPEAPCRINKVLSHPTLPITITAQEDRHIQFFDNNTGRTPWTQVM, from the exons GCTCAGATCGCCTTCCTGCAGGGGGAGAGGCGGGGGCAGGAGAACCTGAAGAAAGACCTGGTGAGACGGATCAAGATGCTGGAGTACGCACTCAAACAGGAGCG GGCTAAATACCATAAACTGAAATATGGAACAGAACTGAACCAGGGGGAGATCAAAGCTCCGAGTTACGACTCAG aTGAGGGGAACGAGAGTGAAGCTCCCAGTTCTCCAAACAGCAGCCATCAGCTCAGCTGGAAACAAGGACGCCAGCTGCTCAGACA gtacCTGCAGGAGGTGGGATACACCGACACTGTCCTGGATGTGAAGTCTCAGCGGGTGAGAGCGCTGCTCGGTCTGACCCGAGACTCCACAGAGAAACCCTCAGAGAAGAAAACCGAACCCATGGTCAACGGCACCGAAGCGTCTTCACTGAAGGACAGCGGCATGGTCAG TAAACCCGACATGTCGGACTCAGCCACCGTGTTGGAGGCTTTCAAGTTCATAGAGAGCGCCGCGGCCGAGTTCAGcgacgaggacgaggaggaggacagtgaaGGGAGAGACAAAACCATCCTGGACCTGGCTACA ATGGTGAAGAAGAAACCGTCGTCAACTCCGTCCTccacgacctctgacctcagcgaCGACCGTGACACAGAGGAGGCGCTGAAGGGTTTCGACTTCTTGGCCAGTCCAGACGAGCTGGACGGGCCACCTGAGTCCAGGTGTGGCGAGGACAGCGGAGAGTGGG AGAAGGAAGAGTCTCCTCTGGGTGAGCTGTCGTGGGACGTGGACCAGGGACTGATCGCGCAGCTGAAGGAGCAGTACAAGAAGGAGCGAAAGGGGAAGAAAGGAGCAAAGA GACCAAACCGGTCGAAGCTTCAGGACATGCTGGCTAACCTGCGTGATGCGGAGGAACTTCCCTCGATGCAGCCTCCTGTGACGCCACCATCACGGCCCAGTGTACCCAGACTCACCAGTGAGCAGGAAGCGGGACGCCCCGAGGACG AGACGATGACGTACCTGCCGTCGTCTGGGAAACCGCTCATCCTGGGCCGAGTGGACGAGGCGGTTTCTAACGAGCTGGGACTGGGAGAACTGGCCGGACTGACGGTCGCCAACGAGGCCGACACCCTGGCGTACGAC ATCACCAACAACAAAGACGCCCTGAGGAAAACCTGGAACCCCAAGTTCACCCTGCGGAGCCACTTTGACTCAGTGCGGAGTCTGGCCTTCCACCCGGTGGAGCCGGTCCTGGTCACCGCCTCCGAGGACCACACCATCAAACTGTGGAACCTCCAGAAGACGGCGCCCGCCAAGAA ATGTGCAGCTTTAGATGTGGAGCCCATCTACACATTCAGAGCCCACAG CGGCGCCGTCCTGTGCGTCACCGTGAGCTCCAGCGGAGACCAATGCTTCAGTGGAGGGGTGGACGGCACCGTTCAGAGCTGGAACATGCCCAACCCCAACATCGACCCCTACGACTCATATG agtccTCTGTCCTGCGGGGGGCGCTGTGTGGTCATACGGACTCAGTGTGGGGTGTGGTCTACAGCTCGGCTCATCAccgcctcctctcctgctcgGCGGACGGGACGGTGCGGCTCTGGAACGCCGCCGACACCTCGCCGTCTCTCGCCGTTTTCAATGAGCAAGGAG agctcGGTGTTCCCACCTCCGTGGACCTGGTGAGCAGCGAGCCGGCTCACATGGTGACGTCGTTCACCTCCGGACACATCGGCCTCTTCAACATGGAGACTCAGCAGCTCGTCCTGAAGCTGGACTCTGCCGGACCGCCAG AGGCTCCCTGCAGGATCAACAAAGTGCTGAGTCATCCCACGCTGCCCATCACCATCACGGCTCAGGAGGACCGCCACATCCAGTTCTTTGATAACAACACAGGTAGGACGCCGTGGACACAG GTCATGTGA